One window of Phycisphaeraceae bacterium genomic DNA carries:
- a CDS encoding PhoH family protein, translating into MPQQQSTPSHSFNFLDDDLPPREQTTVPTIVDVYIAGKRIKPKSQNQAAYLRAIHEHDLVFATGPAGTGKTYLAVAAAVSMLKADQVRRIVLARPAVEAGEKLGYLPGDLQQKVNPYLRPLLDALNDMMDPNSVRRFCQSDVIEIVPLAFMRGRTLNDAVIILDEAQNTTRAQMKMFLTRMGMRSKMIVTGDTTQTDLPDPRQSGLTDAIRRLGSVPGVGVIQLQAEDVVRHDLVGRIVRAFDDEAPQSSRENMQK; encoded by the coding sequence ATGCCACAGCAGCAGAGCACACCATCCCATTCGTTCAATTTTCTCGATGACGATCTGCCCCCGCGTGAGCAGACAACGGTGCCGACGATTGTCGATGTCTATATTGCGGGTAAACGTATCAAGCCAAAGTCTCAGAACCAGGCAGCGTATTTGCGCGCAATCCACGAGCACGATCTCGTGTTTGCAACAGGACCGGCAGGCACGGGCAAGACCTATCTTGCGGTTGCGGCAGCGGTGAGCATGCTGAAGGCAGATCAGGTGCGACGCATCGTGCTTGCGCGCCCAGCAGTAGAAGCGGGCGAGAAACTCGGGTATCTGCCGGGTGATCTTCAGCAGAAGGTGAATCCGTATCTGCGCCCATTGCTCGATGCGCTCAACGATATGATGGACCCGAACTCGGTACGCCGGTTCTGCCAGTCTGATGTCATTGAGATCGTGCCGCTCGCGTTCATGCGAGGAAGAACATTGAACGATGCGGTGATTATCCTTGATGAGGCGCAGAACACGACACGCGCACAGATGAAGATGTTCCTGACGCGCATGGGCATGCGCTCGAAGATGATCGTGACGGGCGACACAACGCAGACCGATCTGCCCGATCCGAGACAGTCAGGACTCACAGATGCGATCCGCAGACTGGGCAGCGTTCCGGGTGTCGGTGTGATCCAGCTTCAGGCTGAGGATGTAGTGCGCCACGATCTTGTTGGAAGAATTGTCCGGGCATTCGATGATGAAGCGCCACAAAGCTCCCGCGAAAATATGCAGAAATAA
- a CDS encoding DUF2071 domain-containing protein, with translation MPVPRGVDVRTMLAHFAIITYAVDPDVLQSHIHPRFTVDRITLDDGSERGLVSVVPFLDTDFRFACFPWKTWTFGQTNYRAYVTDTQTGEHVVWFFGTTLGTIYNAVPKHRWKLPWHRGRIVFDCAYDEPHHRFSRYAMKTESTWAPADVTLKDTGTVVTQDACVFEGFDDFETGFRVLTHPMKGYFTRRDGRLGTYSIWHDRLTPTVGTVERASFPLLDRLGLVRDGDTSTIHSVLMQREVEFIIHLPPKRA, from the coding sequence ATGCCCGTGCCGCGGGGTGTTGATGTCAGAACGATGCTCGCGCACTTTGCGATCATCACGTATGCGGTCGATCCGGATGTGCTTCAGTCGCACATCCATCCGCGATTCACGGTCGATCGCATCACGCTTGATGATGGCAGCGAGCGCGGGCTTGTCTCGGTTGTGCCGTTCCTTGATACAGACTTCAGGTTTGCGTGCTTCCCGTGGAAGACGTGGACGTTCGGCCAAACAAACTACCGCGCGTATGTCACAGACACACAGACTGGCGAGCACGTGGTGTGGTTCTTCGGCACGACACTCGGTACCATCTACAACGCGGTCCCTAAGCACCGTTGGAAACTTCCCTGGCATCGCGGGCGCATTGTCTTTGACTGCGCATACGACGAACCACACCACCGATTCTCGCGCTATGCCATGAAAACCGAGAGCACATGGGCACCAGCTGATGTCACATTGAAAGACACCGGCACAGTTGTCACGCAGGATGCTTGTGTGTTCGAGGGTTTCGATGACTTTGAGACCGGATTCCGCGTGCTGACGCATCCGATGAAGGGGTACTTCACGCGGCGCGATGGCAGGCTTGGCACATACTCAATCTGGCACGACAGACTCACCCCAACCGTTGGAACGGTCGAGCGCGCGTCGTTCCCGTTGCTCGACAGGCTCGGACTGGTACGTGATGGCGACACTTCCACGATCCATAGCGTGCTCATGCAGCGCGAGGTGGAGTTCATTATTCATCTACCACCCAAACGAGCATAA